A genomic window from Chaetodon auriga isolate fChaAug3 chromosome 13, fChaAug3.hap1, whole genome shotgun sequence includes:
- the htr1fa gene encoding 5-hydroxytryptamine receptor 1F has translation MDFPNCTEGVFASCSSGNDSMDTTKLPSSKVLLTVTLSVVAILTTFFNCLVITAIAVTRKLHHPANYLICSLAVTDLLVAVLVMPFSIMYIQKETWIMGQVVCTIWLSVDITCCTCSILHLAAIAIDRYRAITDAVEYSRKRTGARAGAMVAVVWLLSILISLPPLLWRHYSEEAEMEDQCIIIHNHLAFTLYSTLGAFYIPLLLILILYYKIYRAAQTLYMRREASRASRHSCMTNGSMIPSSYPAGDGDVDGGPRSPEPVSPPEKSFSEPSTEEPPRERVRVSVKAFQCKSRRHESRSESRRSQFYQGPRISGSRERKAASTLGLIIGAFVICWLPFFVKEVIVNTCGSCSTSIEMADFLTWLGYLNSLINPLIYTIFNEDFKKAFQRLVRCSQYL, from the coding sequence ATGGATTTCCCCAATTGCACCGAAGGGGTGTTTGCCTCATGCAGCAGTGGTAATGACTCAATGGACACCACCAAACTCCCTTCTAGCAAGGTCCTGCTTACGGTGACCCTCTCTGTAGTGGCTATCCTGACTACGTTCTTCAACTGCCTGGTGATCACAGCTATTGCAGTCACCCGCAAGTTGCACCACCCAGCCAACTACCTCATCTGCTCATTAGCAGTGACCGACCTGCTGGTGGCTGTGCTGGTCATGCCCTTCAGTATCATGTACATCCAAAAAGAGACCTGGATCATGGGCCAGGTGGTGTGTACCATCTGGTTAAGCGTGGACATCACCTGTTGCACGTGCTCCATCCTGCACCTTGCTGCAATCGCCATCGACCGTTACAGGGCCATTACTGATGCGGTGGAGTACTCTCGCAAACGCACAGGGGCCAGGGCTGGGGCTATGGTGGCAGTGGTGTGGCTCTTGTCCATTCTCATCTCACTTCCTCCTCTACTGTGGCGGCACTACAGCGAGGAAGCAGAGATGGAAGACCAGTGTATCATCATCCACAATCACTTGGCCTTTACCTTGTACTCCACCCTCGGAGCGTTTTACATCCCCCTGCtgctcatcctcatcctctacTACAAAATCTACCGCGCCGCTCAGACCCTCTATATGCGCAGGGAGGCGAGCCGGGCTAGCCGTCACTCTTGTATGACCAATGGGAGCATGATCCCGTCGTCCTACCCTGCCGGAGATGGCGACGTTGATGGGGGCCCTCGAAGTCCAGAGCCCGTAAGCCCACCAGAAAAGTCTTTCTCTGAACCCTCAACTGAGGAACCTCCACGTGAACGGGTGCGTGTATCCGTAAAGGCTTTCCAGTGCAAGTCGCGCCGGCATGAGTCACGCAGTGAGTCACGTCGGAGCCAGTTTTACCAAGGACCGCGGATCTCAGGCTCACGGGAACGCAAAGCAGCATCCACACTGGGGTTGATCATAGGAGCCTTTGTCATCTGCTGGTTGCCATTTTTTGTCAAGGAGGTGATCGTCAACACCTGCGGTTCTTGCAGTACTTCGATAGAGATGGCTGACTTTCTGACATGGTTGGGTTACCTCAACTCGTTGATCAACCCTCTCATCTACACCATCTTTAATGAAGACTTCAAAAAAGCTTTCCAAAGACTTGTTAGGTGTAGCCAATACCTCTGA